A genome region from Musa acuminata AAA Group cultivar baxijiao chromosome BXJ3-5, Cavendish_Baxijiao_AAA, whole genome shotgun sequence includes the following:
- the LOC135638610 gene encoding homeobox-leucine zipper protein HOX9-like — protein sequence MAAVVAMRSGGMEKHSMDAGKYVRYTAEQVEALERVYSECPKPSSTRRQQLIRECPILANIEPKQIKVWFQNRRCREKQRKETSRLQAVNRKLTAMNKLLMEENERLQKQVTQLVHENAYMRQQLQNVSLANDTSCESIVTTPQNPLRDANNPAGLLSIAEEALAEFLSKATGTAVDWVQMPGMKPGPDSIGIVAISHSSSGVAARACGLVNLEPTKIAEIIKDRPTWFHDCRNLEVFTMFPTGNGGTIELVYMQMYAPTTLAPARDFWTLRYTTSLEDGSHVICERSLSGSGSGPNATTAHQFVRAEMLPSGYLIRPCEGGGSIVHIVDHLDLEAWSVPEVLRPLYESSRVVAQKMTIAALRHVRQIAQETTGEVVCATGRQPAILRTFGQRLNRGFNDAINGFTDDGWSLMGSDGMDDIVIATNSTKKTGANASSNAFASAGGVICAKASMLLQSVPPALLVRFLREHRSEWADYNVDAYSAASLKAGVSSFSGSRPTRFSGSQIIMPLAHTVENEEFLEVVRLEGQALIQDGAILSRDIHLLQLCCGIDENSLGACFQLVFAPIDELFPDDAPLLPSGFRVIPLDAKTNGLSSTRTLDLASSLGVGSTVNRSGGDASTDDYNLRSVLTIAFQFPYEVHLQDSIAAMARQYVRSIVSAIQRVSMAITRSQPGHGIGQKLVPGSPEAVTLARWICQSYNYHLGIDLLRYDGETESLLKMLWHHQDAVLCCTFEMQPIFTFANQAGLDMLETTLVALQDITLDKIFDEAGRKELHSEFAKLMEQGYLYLPAGTCLSGMGRQVSFEQAVVWKVLGEDNEVHCLGLCFVNWSFL from the exons ATGGCGGCGGTGGTGGCGATGCGGAGTGGAGGAATGGAGAAGCATTCCATGGATGCGGGGAAGTATGTGAGGTACACTGCTGAGCAGGTGGAGGCACTCGAACGGGTGTATTCAGAGTGTCCGAAGCCAAGCTCGACGCGGCGTCAACAGCTGATCCGCGAGTGTCCGATTCTGGCTAACATCGAGCCCAAGCAGATCAAGGTCTGGTTTCAAAATCGAAG GTGCCGTGAGAAGCAGAGAAAGGAGACTTCTCGCCTACAGGCTGTCAACAGAAAGTTAACTGCAATGAATAAGCTTTTGATGGAAGAAAATGAACGGCTTCAGAAGCAGGTTACCCAGCTAGTCCATGAGAACGCATACATGCGGCAACAGCTACAAAAt GTCTCACTGGCTAATGATACAAGCTGTGAATCAATTGTGACCACCCCTCAAAATCCTCTAAGGGATGCCAATAATCCTGCTGG ACTCCTATCTATAGCTGAGGAGGCCTTGGCAGAGTTCCTTTCAAAAGCTACAGGGACTGCTGTTGATTGGGTCCAGATGCCTGGGATGAAG CCTGGTCCGGATTCAATTGGGATTGTCGCTATTTCACATAGTTCCAGTGGGGTGGCAGCACGAGCCTGTGGTCTAGTGAACTTAGAACCTACAAAG ATTGCAGAGATCATTAAAGACAGGCCAACTTGGTTTCATGATTGTCGTAACCTTGAAGTCTTCACCATGTTTCCAACTGGAAATGGAGGCACAATTGAGCTAGTGTACATGCAG ATGTATGCTCCAACTACATTAGCTCCTGCACGGGACTTTTGGACCCTAAGGTACACTACAAGCTTAGAAGATGGCAGTCATGTG ATTTGTGAGAGATCTTTAAGTGGTTCTGGAAGCGGTCCTAATGCAACTACTGCTCACCAATTTGTAAGAGCTGAGATGCTTCCCAGTGGTTATCTAATTCGACCATGTGAGGGTGGGGGCTCCATTGTCCACATTGTTGATCACTTGGATCTTGAG GCTTGGAGTGTTCCTGAAGTATTGCGGCCGCTTTATGAGTCATCTAGAGTCGTGGCTCAGAAAATGACAATTGCG GCACTTCGTCATGTCAGGCAAATAGCACAGGAGACAACTGGTGAAGTAGTGTGTGCAACGGGTAGGCAGCCTGCTATTTTGCGGACTTTTGGCCAGCGATTGAACAG GGGATTTAATGACGCCATTAATGGTTTCACTGATGATGGTTGGTCACTTATGGGGAGTGATGGTATGGACGATATAGTAATTGCCACCAATTCAACAAAGAAAACTGGTGCTAATGCCAGTTCTAATGCTTTCGCATCGGCTGGAGGTGTCATATGTGCTAAGGCATCAATGCTACTTCAA AGCGTTCCACCAGCATTACTGGTTCGGTTTCTGAGGGAGCACCGCTCTGAATGGGCTGATTACAACGTAGATGCATATTCTGCAGCATCATTAAAAGCTGGTGTATCTTCCTTTTCAGGATCAAGGCCTACTAGATTTTCTGGGAGCCAGATTATCATGCCACTTGCTCACACAGTTGAGAATGAGGAG TTTCTTGAAGTTGTTCGTCTTGAAGGTCAGGCTCTTATTCAAGATGGAGCCATCTTATCCAGGGACATTCATCTCCTCCAG CTTTGCTGTGGAATAGATGAAAATTCTCTGGGTGCCTGTTTTCAGCTTGTTTTTGCCCCAATTGATGAACTTTTTCCTGATGATGCACCCTTGCTACCTTCTGGCTTCCGTGTTATACCACTGGATGCGAAAACA AATGGTTTGTCATCCACTCGTACATTGGATCTTGCATCTAGCCTTGGAGTAGGTTCTACCGTGAACCGATCTGGTGGTGATGCATCTACTGATGATTACAATTTGCGGTCAGTTCTGACAATTGCGTTTCAATTCCCTTATGAAGTACACCTCCAGGATAGTATTGCTGCAATGGCTAGACAGTATGTTCGAAGCATTGTCTCAGCAATACAGAGGGTCTCAATGGCCATAACTCGGTCACAACCTGGCCATGGTATTGGACAGAAGCTAGTACCGGGTTCCCCTGAAGCTGTCACCCTTGCTCGTTGGATCTGTCAGAGCTACAA TTATCATCTGGGGATAGATTTGCTGAGGTATGATGGTGAAACTGAGTCATTATTAAAGATGTTGTGGCATCATCAGGATGCTGTTTTATGCTGCACTTTTGAG ATGCAACCAATTTTCACTTTTGCCAACCAGGCAGGGCTTGATATGTTGGAGACAACACTGGTAGCCCTTCAAGACATCACTCTGGATAAGATCTTTGATGAAGCTGGTCGTAAAGAACTACATTCTGAATTTGCTAAGTTAATGGAACAG GGTTACTTATACCTTCCTGCCGGCACGTGTCTTTCCGGGATGGGTCGCCAAGTTTCTTTCGAGCAGGCAGTTGTGTGGAAAGTTTTAGGCGAAGACAACGAAGTGCACTGCCTCGGCTTATGCTTTGTCAACTGGTCATTTCTGTGA